In a genomic window of Molothrus ater isolate BHLD 08-10-18 breed brown headed cowbird chromosome 17, BPBGC_Mater_1.1, whole genome shotgun sequence:
- the TP53RK gene encoding EKC/KEOPS complex subunit TP53RK, with protein MAATQAEAGGARSVMAGAPGAAMADVGAELGAAGPAADGAECGAGDAMVAEEPPAPPALPGLRLVQQGAEAHVYRGLFLGRAAVAKLRVPKRYRHPALEERLSRRRMAQEARSLLRCRRAGIPAPVVYFVDYVTNSIYLEDIVDSITVQDHIYSVQKSGNDTSDLHKLAEKMGELLARMHDEDIIHGDLTTANLLLRPPTEKLDLVLIDFGLSFISGLPEDKGVDLYVLEKAFISTHPDTEAMFQALLKTYAATSKKSGPVIKKLDEVRLRGRKRSMIG; from the exons ATGGCGGCGACCCAGGCGGAGGCGGGCGGTGCGCGGTCGGTCATGGCCGGGGCCCCGGGCGCTGCCATGGCCGACGTGGGGGCCGAGCTGGGAGCCGCGGGCCCCGCCGCGGACGGTGCGGAGTGCGGGGCGGGCGACGCCATGGTGGCGGAGGAGCCGCCGGCGCCGccggcgctgccggggctgcggcTGGTGCAGCAGGGCGCTGAGGCGCACGTGTACCGCGGGCTCTTCCTCGGCCGGGCGGCCGTGGCCAAGCTCCGCGTCCCGAAGCGCTACCGACACCCCGCGCTGGAGGAGCGCCTCAGCCGGCGGCGCATGGCCCAGGAGGCGCGGTCGCTGCTGCGGTGCCGGCGGGCAG GGATTCCAGCGCCAGTGGTCTACTTCGTGGATTATGTCACCAACTCCATCTATCTTGAAGATATTGTAGACTCAATTACTGTTCAGGATCATATTTATTCAGTACAAAAGAGTGGGAACGATACCAGCGACCTCCATAAGTTAGCAGAGAAGATGGGTGAGCTGTTAGCAAGGATGCACGATGAGGATATCATCCATGGGGATCTCACAACTGCCAATCTCCTCCTGCGGCCACCCACGGAGAAGCTGGACCTGGTGTTGATAGACTTTGGACTCAGTTTTATTTCAGGTCTTCCAGAGGATAAAGGAGTTGATTTGTATGTTCTGGAAAAAGCCTTCATTAGCACTCATCCAGATACTGAAGCGATGTTCCAAGCTCTGCTAAAGACCTACGCAGCCACGTCTAAAAAATCTGGTCCTGTCATCAAAAAGCTGGATGAGGTTCGGCTAAGGGGGAGGAAGAGATCCATGATTGGGTAG
- the SLC2A10 gene encoding LOW QUALITY PROTEIN: solute carrier family 2, facilitated glucose transporter member 10 (The sequence of the model RefSeq protein was modified relative to this genomic sequence to represent the inferred CDS: inserted 1 base in 1 codon), giving the protein MGRALLVLLLSGTVSLLGGLIFGYELGIISGALLQLQADFXLSCFEQEVLVSAVLIGALVASLAGGILIDRHGRRRAILVSNLVLLVGSLILTLARSLTVLVIGRVTVGFAISVSSMACCIYVSEMVAARQRGLLVSLYEAGITVGLLLSYALNYVFADVDEGWRYMFGLAIAPAAMQFLSILFLPVNPVKLSSWDSDCQKGLIPLQDTEDRAAAKREPCQEKHYSFLDLFRTRDNMRRRTLVGLGLVLFQQFTGQPNVLGYASKIFHSVGFQSNSSAILASVGLGAIKVVATLVAMALADRAGRRVLLMAGCVVMAMSVTTLGLTSRMAPLAMARDCRAATGPNASQSLSQHPLTPPVLPQAAVSPVPPASGAARSQAGPGFAATRSLTEVFGSTQSKEVVPNPSLTQKRDLAGQSRKGALQSTGPPPSAAPWEQHTVLNWITLLSMMAFVSAFSIGFGPMTWLVLSEIYPAGIRGRAFAFCNSFNWAANLLISLTFLDLIDAIGFSWMFLLYGLMGVMAVVFIYLFVPETKGQSLEEIEQQLSRKRVWEANVFKQRRGRGASCTHALYQRVEHSSSS; this is encoded by the exons ATGG GTCGTGCACTGCTGGTCCTCCTCTTGTCGGGAACAGTGTCTCTCCTGGGCGGGCTGATATTTGGATACGAGCTGGGGATAATCTCtggagcactgctgcagctgcaggcagact AGCTCAGCTGCTTCGAGCAAGAAGTTCTGGTGAGCGCCGTCCTCATCGGAGCCCTCGTCGcctccctggctgggggcaTCCTCATCGACCGCCACGGCCGCAGGAGAGCAATCCTGGTCAGCaacctggtgctgctggtgggcagCCTCATCCTCACTCTGGCCAGGTCACTCACCGTGCTGGTCATTGGGAGAGTGACCGTGGGCTTTGCCATCTCTGTCTCATCCATGGCCTGCTGCATCTACGTCTCAGAAATGGTGGCTGCTCGCCAGCGAGGGCTGCTGGTGTCTCTCTACGAGGCGGGAATCACCGTGGGCCTCCTGCTGTCCTATGCACTGAATTATGTCTTTGCAGACGTGGATGAGGGGTGGAGGTACATGTTTGGACTGGCCATTGCCCCGGCAGCCATGCAGTTCCTCAGCATCCTCTTTCTCCCAGTGAACCCAGTTAAATTAAGCTCGTGGGACTCAGACTGCCAGAAGGGCCTCATCCCATTGCAGGACAcagaggacagagcagcagccaagcGGGAGCCCTGTCAGGAGAAGCATTACTCGTTTCTTGATCTTTTTAGGACCAGAGACAACATGAGGAGGCGGACTCTGGTGGgcctggggctggtgctgtTCCAGCAGTTCACTGGGCAGCCCAATGTGCTGGGCTATGCCTCCAAAATCTTCCACTCGGTGGGGTTCCAGAGCAACTCCTCGGCCATCCTGGCCTCAGTTGGGCTGGGAGCAATCAAGGTGGTGGCCACGCTGGTGGCCATGGCCTTGGCagacagggcaggcaggagggtgCTGCTCATGGCTGGCTGTGTGGTGATGGCCATGTCTGTCACCACCCTGGGCCTCACCAGCCGCATGGCTCCgctggccatggccagggactgcagggcagccacaggcccCAATGCATCCCAGAGCCTCAGCCAGCACCCCCTGACCCCACCTGTGctcccccaggctgctgtgtcacctgtcccacctgcGTCAGGTGCTGCCAGAAGTCAGGCAGGCCCTGGTTTTGCTGCCACAAGGAGCCTCACGGAAGTTTTTGGCAGCACTCAAAGCAAAGAGGTTGTTCCTAATCCTTCCCTCACTCAGAAAAGGGACTTGGCAGGTCAGTCCAGGAAAGGAGCACTGCAAAGCACCGGcccccctcccagtgctgctccctgggaacaACACACGGTCTTAAATTGGATTACACTGCTGAGCATGATGGCTTTTGTGAGTGCCTTCTCAATTGGATTTGGGCCAA TGACCTGGCTGGTCCTGAGTGAGATTTACCCTGCTGGGATAAGAGGAAGAGCCTTTGCCTTCTGCAACAGCTTTAACTGGGCTGCTAATTTACTGATCAGCCTCACCTTCCTGGACCTTATTG ATGCCATTGGATTCTCCTGGATGTTTCTTCTCTATGGGCTGATGGGAGTGATGGCTGTTGTGTTCATTTACCTTTTTGTGCCTGAAACAAAAGGACAGTCCCTGGAGGAGatagagcagcagctctccaggaaaAG GGTGTGGGAAGCAAATGTGTTCAAGCAGAGACGTGGAAGAGGAGCCAGCTGCACACATGCACTGTACCAGAGAGTGGAGCACTCCAGCAGCTCATGA